One stretch of Toxoplasma gondii ME49 chromosome XI, whole genome shotgun sequence DNA includes these proteins:
- a CDS encoding hypothetical protein (encoded by transcript TGME49_309910~Predicted trans-membrane domain (TMHMM2.0):118-141:150-173:386-409:452-475:641-664:673-696:832-855:869-892:912-935:938-961:1885-1905:1909-1932:1938-1961:2078-2101): MGNKGDTAPSSGKVPQRVVTLIRWLGRGAREARRQENKENEGVGREKRSIFLRSATSFLGGGSGHQRNSEIRRSVFGWLSRQHNSGDEEGKQRPPAFERRRKRYLTVSWKYKKSIGMSASFVFVCNQILASGLTSMPLTLIDFGWLPSLLMNLLFCVLSFVCSLLLLESVTLIENNQNFNERFEYSATVRHYLAPMHGARSQKRLHPVTGTGLGPLSGGSEGRDGDSSSTSSPPSAGAVDFPYGPAPLLRRFLRLMANRQGGRESPASGVEAPQPGVGRRAAGAALEADGEQARKPGRVASEDAIVTVASQTPPETMAKVRFSVSSVFRALVSVCNVRRWSLLAVGAATDLYTRVVRGVHGIITTAPPLLPPSFPRTFTMLLHLNTFLSTCSAALLVAYCLDCLFLRIFSFTLFLPLLPTDVSPFLSVCGAVEWLGELSALLLRPLFVFFDAFVSLLFLLLSLVGGPMSTVASWFPNFDPQASFALFFSDGLSEAQDALDASWMSLSRLFSAVTNALCLPLGFLPETVSSLLSAFPLTLPRAFAIGYSRGSAPQPFAVPALPFLYALPSQHQIEEVFSGVCTPNCDGEEPTTSSLLPAVVTAFFRPRTADAQGHSDAALSDLAAAAAGSTLGQSSGVCTPCVGHMGITLGYVVTAGICLHLAAADLQDNMQLQFLSFGAIIAAVFQITASAALVLLRVSSASALSSLFPSAASSPLASASPSSDATRAVHIPGTCAVAPRIPGTFAGTEVCGRADQILNQVDTRFSHSETLANGKLEGSFLASPWPSAIVRGSGIGSLVSTFVDAYSFSNALPSWANEIKDDVPVTRTILTSTAFSCAVYFFFGYLCAAAFPAPSASSNVIAAMLPSSPSFVAVACICFFHVFALLPNIVTGQISCRYDLINMAICMDKQSAFFTASKLPWLLYWLLTFSPVFALPSSLLTLSTNVLLNFAAPAVVFIYALHACADTGDFFEDERELLSESGDCGLSVVLSRDRKRGSASSGETDVHGFSPSPDSAFETSPHHASPLFSARVSPSLSSPRHPSRLLGDSLSTTASTGSVSPDSCGLKSCLKPGTGGPGLRAQGRKKTVVARIDAASSTPRAGNDDGLHRLRMEAAEAGSRHESRNSSGALGSDGFSSVEAEAGEWGDSTPGLKRSQTQDVTRLATTARVGSGSLELRSRPTHANLANVGNAGGMARVSGAVAGGGCARSREVQRQLHEWLQEYSRQLPDSEVALLLQRQEQEEEDEQRRLQEDEDEDAKNRCQQLGNAWLRRQALGDPSGSEEEGDLRETEQNGEKEAQAQAPEKEMAESDRTIEGEGRRRPAGDGNSEAEEANEEAPDALLAPMNKEEQTRSDGVEAPGNENDRENEVNLSRSSKRSHVSFGRVSFDSTDTREKTQCGDGNQDEKEEWQAPTSSLLDHSTEDKCSQYGASESLEGDKTQGDKAEKEALKTETDSPPAALAPGEIPVEFAAAEDASRFVRRQGRTRRVDSASLALQARQRAKEKQRAADRSAEETLGGEQADQKETSAGATEDRKQAEDARVPSGAASANGFSSPLISPSTDEVSSPADEAPPSTTEKVPPSTAQEVSSPDCVHGGHAATPALLAPGEILEEFAPASAASTFVRRTARSARIDSVAVALQNKKAERQRRLARERRNRNDDSELVGESQAGEAGSSDRRLGEVAEAQTHDPISSSLFHPSPSSSSVSLSSPHSSSLLSLSLATSSASAESRGVEAAAPSAGDRDTSKDRGGEGPKAGPQGVGSVSGSPRCSREASAAPSAFAKPDSDAVSARHISLWHSLHRATTRFRGSSLLSLWSWGVNGESRGSRDPPQSLLRQCTSRLQTLRIPGASCFSKSQRRVSTSTCATSEEGPRVVVFAWLPTVEQKLVATYVLLLVICFCAIVALAEDTHAFLEAFVVFLSTTAVSLFRLLRGGVCGTAWKGLYACIGLVSSVVPSPVAAVVSDLVASAVASLEGAGAAVEMFIRVSVPTLARRAVASAEALVVGAQEQAGGTFVARTLGSIWRLRSFLWAAVHFEETVIDRQASPSAATNGRASQVAPVSDDFHALDAGEDDGLWSFEAFFLSLLCLLLTAIPLFLYVSPARQRERRRNRCMQRQASDSPPFLRCPDSDA; encoded by the exons ATGGGAAACAAGGGAGACACCGCGCCTTCCTCGGGGAAGGTTCCCCAGAGGGTCGTCACCCTCATCCGGTGGCTAGGACGcggggcgagagaagcgcggaggcaagagaacaaagaaaatGAGGGCGTCggtagagagaagaggagtaTCTTTCTGCGCAGTGCAACTTCCTTCTTAGGAGGAGGTTCAGGACACCAGCGAAACTCTGAGATACGCCGGAGCGTCTTCGGCTGGTTATCTCGGCAACACAATTCTGGTGACGAAGAGGGCAAACAGCGGCCACCCGCcttcgagagaagacgaaagcggTACCTAACTGTGAGCTGGAAATACAAAAAGAGCATCGGCATGTCGGCGTCATTTGTCTTCGTGTGCAACCAGATTCTCGCCTCAG gtCTCACGTCGATGCCTCTGACGCTGATCGACTTTGGCTGGCTGCCCTCGCTGCTGATGaatctcctcttctgcgtgcTCTCCTTCGTAtgctctctgctcctcctcgAGTCCGTGACGCTCATTGAAAACAATCAAAACTTCAACGAGCGCTTCGAGTACTCTGCTACAGTCCGGCACTACCTTGCGCCTATGCACGGAGCGCGTTCTCAGAAGCGGCTTCACCCGGTCACCGGTACCGGCTTGGGTCCGCTCTCTGGAGggagcgaagggagagacggagacagttcctcgacttcttctcctccctctgctgGCGCGGTCGACTTCCCCTATGGTCCTGCGCCGCTCCTCAGACGCTTTCTTCGTTTGATGGCCAACCGACAGGGGGGTCGCGAGTCTCCGGCCTCGGGTGTAGAGGCACCACAGCCTGGCGTGGGAAGGAGGGCGGCGGGCGCTGCTCTGGAGGCAGACGGGGAGCAGGCGAGGAAACCAGGCAGGGTCGCCAGTGAAGATGCAATTGTGACTGTCGCGTCACAGACTCCTCCGGAGACTATGGCGAAAGTGAggttctccgtttcttcggTTTTCCGGGCGCTGGTGTCTGTATGCAACGTGAGGCGATGgtctctcctcgcggtcGGTGCCGCGACTGATCTGTACACGCGAGTCGTCCGTGGAGTCCACGGCATCATCACCACAGCCCCGCCGCTTCTACCTCCGAGCTTCCCTCGAACGTTTACCATGCTGCTGCACTTGAACACTTTTCTATCTACTTGTTCGGCTGCTCTGCTCGTGGCGTATTGTCTCGAttgtctgtttctgcgcattttctccttcacccttttcctcccgcttctccccACGGACGTCAGTCcgttcctctccgtctgtgGCGCCGTCGAGTGGCTGGGTGAACTgtccgcgcttcttctccggccacttttcgttttcttcgatgccttcgtttcgctgctgtttctccttctgtcgctgGTTGGCGGCCCGATGTCGACCGTCGCGTCCTGGTTCCCGAACTTCGATCCGCAAGCCAGCTTCGCCCTGTTCTTTTCAGACGGCCTGTCGGAAGCGCAGGACGCCCTAGACGCGTCGTGGATGTcgctttcgcgtctcttctctgcggttACGAATGCGCTCTGTCTTCCTTTGGGCTTCCTTCCAGAGaccgtctcgtctcttctttctgcgtttcccttGACTTTGCCCCGGGCCTTCGCGATCGGCTACAGCAGAGGCAGTGCCCCGCAGCCGTTCGCGGTGCCGGCACTGCCGTTTCTCTACGCGCTGCCGAGCCAGCACCAGATCGAAGAGGTCttctcgggtgtatgtacacccaactgcgacggagaggagccGACCACGTCGTCGCTCCTGCCCGCCGTGGTGACGGCTTTTTTCCGCCCCAGAACAGCGGACGCGCAGGGCCACTCGGACGCTGCGCTGTCCGACCtcgccgccgcagccgcagGCTCGACCCTCGGGCAGtcctcgggtgtatgtacaccgtGTGTCGGGCACATGGGCATCACTCTCGGGTACGTGGTGACCGCTGGGATTTGTCTGCATCTGGCTGCCGCCGATCTGCAGGACAACATGCAACTCcagtttctttccttcggAGCGATCATCGCGGCCGTCTTTCAGATCACTGCCTCCGCTGCTCTCGTCCTgctgcgcgtctcctccgcaTCCGCCTTGTCGTCCCTCTTCCCGTCCGCCGCGTCGTCGCCCTTGGCGTccgcctcgccgtcttcaGACGCCACGCGAGCTGTACACATACCCGGCACCTGTGCGGTCGCCCCGCGTATTCCGGGAACGTTCGCTGGCACCGAAGTCTGCGGTCGCGCCGATCAAATTCTGAACCAAGTCGACACTCGCTTTTCACACTCGGAGACACTCGCGAATGGGAAGCTCGAAGGGTCGTTCCTCGCGTCACCCTGGCCTTCCGCAATCGTTCGAGGGAGTGGCATCGGCAGTCTTGTCTCCACCTTCGTCGACGCCTACAGCTTCTCGAATGCACTGCCCAGTTGGGCTAACGAAATCAAAGACGACGTCCCG GTGACGCGTACAATCCTCACGAGCACGGCATTTTCTTGTGCAGTCTATTTCTTCTTTGGCTATCTCTGTGCGGCGGCCTTCCCCGCTCCCTCGGCCTCCTCGAATGTCATCGCCGCCAtgcttccctcctctccatccttcgtcgctgtcgcatgcatctgcttcttccacgTTTTCGCCCTCCTGCCGAACATCGTCACGGGGCAAATCAGTTGCCG GTACGATCTGATCAACATGGCGATCTGCATGGACAAGCAGTCTGCGTTTTTCACGGCTTCGAAGCTTCCGTGGTTGTTGTATTGGCTCTTGACTTTCAGTCCCGTTTTCGCGCTcccttcctcgctcctcACGCTCTCCACAAACGTCTTGTTGAACTTCGCAGCCCCAGCCGTGGTGTTTATCTACGCGTTGCACGCTTGCGCTGACACTGGGGATTTCttcgaggacgagagagagctgcTCTCTGAGAGCGGCGACTGCGGCTTGTCTGTCGTCCTCAGCAGAGACCGGAAAAGAGGTAGCGCGTCTTCTGGGGAGACAGATGTCCACGggttttcgccttctccagacTCGGCTTTTGAGACTTCTCCGCACCATGCCTCGCCCCTTTTCTCCGCGCGCGTGTCTCCGAGTCTCTCGAGCCCGCGCCATCCGTCACGGCTTCTGGGGGACTCGCTTTCGACGACCGCGTCGACGGGGAGTGTCTCGCCGGACAGCTGCGGCCTGAAAAGCTGTCTGAAGCCGGGGACAGGTGGCCCGGGCCTTCGCGCGCAgggcagaaagaaaaccgtCGTCGCCCGGATTGACGCCGCCTCCTCCACGCCCCGTGCCGGGAACGACGACGGACTCCATCGCCTCCGGATGGAGGCCGCGGAGGCCGGGAGCCGGCACGAGTCCCGGAACTCTTCAGGCGCGTTGGGCTCTGACGGGTTCTCAAGCGTCGAGGCGGAGGCCGGCGAATGGGGCGACTCGACGCCTGGGCTGAAGCGCTCACAGACGCAAGACGTCACGAGACTCGCGACAACGGCTCGAGTCGGCTCTGGGTCTCTCGAACTTCGTAGCCGGCCTACGCATGCAAATCTCGCAAATGTGGGGAACGCAGGAGGGATGGCCCGCGTTTCTGGAGCTGTCGCAGGCGGCGGCTGTGCGCGGTCGCGAGAGGTGCAGAGACAACTGCATGAGTGGCTCCAGGAGTACTCACGGCAGTTGCCAGACAGCGAAGTGGCGCTCCTGCTTCAGCGGCaagaacaggaggaagaagacgagcaaCGCAGACTccaagaggacgaagacgaggatgCCAAGAACCGCTGCCAGCAACTCGGAAACGCCTGGCTCAGACGGCAGGCCCTTGGCGATCCCTCCgggagtgaagaagaaggcgaccttcgtgagacagagcagaacggcgagaaggaggctCAGGCGCAAGCGCCGGAGAAAGAGAtggcagagagcgacagaacaatcgagggagaaggcaggaGGCGTCCGGCCGGCGACGGCAACTCagaagcggaggaggcgaaTGAGGAGGCCCCCGATGCTTTGTTAGCACCCATgaacaaggaagaacagacacgCAGTGACGGGGTGGAAGCGCCAGGTAATGAAAatgacagagaaaacgaagtcaatctctctcgttcgtccAAGAGGTCACATGTGTCTTTCGGGCGAGTCTCTTTCGACTCGACAGACacgcgggagaaaacgcagtgTGGAGACGGGAACCAAGATGAAAAGGAGGAATGGCAGGCACCGACCTCCAGTCTCCTCGATCATTCCACAGAGGACAAATGCAGTCAGTACGGCGCTTCAGAGAGTCttgaaggagacaaaacCCAAGGGgacaaggcagagaaagaagcactCAAGACTGAGACAGACTCACCGCCGGCTGCTCTCGCACCTGGGGAGATCCCCGTGGAATTCGCGGCGGCGGAGGACGCCAGTCGCTTCGTCAGGAGGCAAGGCCGGACCCGGCGCGTCGACTCTGCCTCGCTCGCGCTGCAGGCCAGGCAGAGggcgaaggaaaaacagagagcggCAGACAGATCCGCAGAGGAAACTTTGGGAGGCGAACAGGCTGaccagaaagagacaagtgCCGGAGCAACTGAAGATAGAAAACAGGCCGAGGATGCCCGTGTACCATCGGGAGCGGCTTCTGCGAATGGTTTTTCTTCACCTCTGATCTCCCCTTCCACTGACGAGGTGTCCTCGCCCGCTGACGAAGCGCCTCCTTCCACCACCGAAAAGGTGCCGCCTTCTACCGCCCAGgaggtttcttctcctgaCTGTGTCCATGGGGGGCATGCAGCCACGCCGGCTCTGTTGGCGCCTGGAGAAATCTTGGAGGAATTTGCGCCTGCGAGTGCCGCAAGCACCTTTGTTCGCCGCACTGCGAGATCAGCCCGAATCGACTCAGTGGCTGTGGCACTgcagaacaagaaggcgGAGCGACAGCGGCGGTTGGCGAGGGAACGGAGAAACCGAAACGACGACTCCGAGCTTGTTGGCGAATCCCAAGCAGGAGAAGCGGGTTCAAGCGATCGCCGCCTAGGCGAAGTGGCGGAGGCGCAAACACACGACCCCAtttcttcgtcgttgtttcatccttcaccttcttcctcgtcggtgtctctgtcttctccgcattcgtcttctctgttgtctctttctcttgcgacttcttctgcctcggcgGAGTCCCGGGGAGTCGAGGCAGCCGCGCCTTCCGccggcgacagagacacttcGAAGGACAGGGGGGGCGAGGGCCCGAAGGCAGGCCCGCAAGGTGTGGGGTCGGTTTCAGGCAGTCCCCGTTGCTCACGGGAGGCATCTGCCGCGCCGAGTGCCTTCGCGAAGCCCGATTCGGACGCGGTTTCCGCTCGTCACATTTCTCTCTGGCATTCGCTGCACAGGGCGACAACGCGTTTCAGAGGCTCTAgccttctgtcgctgtggAGTTGGGGGGTGAACGGGGAGTCCAGAGGGAGTCGAGACCCGCCTCAGTCTCTGCTGCGCCAGTGCACAAGCCGCCTTCAGACTCTGCGGATTCCAGGAgcctcttgcttctccaAGAGTCAACGACGCGTGTCGACCTCCACCTGTGCgaccagcgaagaaggcccgcgagtcgtcgtcttcgcctggCTCCCCACCGTCGAACAGAAACTCGTGGCGACCTacgttctgcttctcgtcaTCTGCTTCTGCGCCATTGTCGCTCTGGCTGAGGACACTCACGCTTTCCTGGaagccttcgtcgtcttcctctccacgaCCGCCGTGTCGCTgttccgcctcctccgcggcggcgtctgcgggaCCGCGTGGAAGGGcttgtatgcatgcatcggcCTCGTCAGCAGCGTGGTGCCCTCGCCGGTCGCTGCGGTGGTTTCGGACCTCGTTGCGTCTGCTGTCGCATCTCTCGAGGGCGCGGGAGCCGCCGTCGAGATGTTTATCCGAGTCTCAGTGCCCACCCTCGCTCGACGCGCTGTGGCCAGTGCAGAGGCCCTCGTCGTCGGCGCCCAGGAGCAGGCCGGAGGGACATTTGTTGCGCGCACTCTGGGCTCCATCTGGAGACTTCGCAGCTTTTTGTGGGCGGCCGTGCATTTTGAAGAGACAGTGATAGACAGACAGGCCTCTCCGTCGGCCGCGACGAATGGACGCGCTTCTCAGGTTGCTCCCGTCAGTGACGATTTTCACGCGCtcgacgcgggagaagacgacgggcTGTGGTCCTTCGAGGCCTTCTTCTTGtcgctgctctgtctcctcttgaCGGCAATTCCACTCTTCCTCTACGTCTCTccggcgagacagagagaacggaggaggaaccgctgcatgcagagacaggcgtcaGACAgtcctccctttcttcgaTGTCCTGACTCCGACGCGTGA
- a CDS encoding hypothetical protein (encoded by transcript TGME49_309920), with the protein MDLSGTPFPAFTGREDDKRPSPTRSSGGEGRRRKVALGEETSSYGSSASAEDASLNRTMVPFVLRQSSTSSPACPVCSSSPLRVDGPTNADRAMRDSAHVASRASTPSPRPFLHSLLPSPSRNLSCPLPRDKSAEEALSLPTRLAVPSLSLHVGEFFEEYGAAVDKVSWRGFAANLRRSSPVDAVSAVADLSSASRSSSSSSCASASIPPVQPLSLRGVAFEYGHDVVSSRSEALFFPSFDEKEFLSRPTSVASSSVSPSSAASCAGPSFCSSPGLGVSVAESMSLPPNCGNAPGNSGDSDLLATLSSSQLHTGNRRTLSRDAERASLFSPCSLVRSASTSPRSAVSAGEGRSGDSCSKTWFYPLLRRGRPMYSSSLSVDHPRVPLSETSDTPFSSSLLPSSSHFPDNLLRPTVPSSLPLLASLSPLCFSTSLSPSVFLSPSSRLFVSPLRPLFCSSLSTSLFASSFLAPRGFYASSAVPPTSSSSPPSSSSGPSPAPQGQPSAPRRKRGRGIRFFPAFPVHRCRGVSFTAPETGEKVCYGQFDEGAGILLVSPEVLDSMSLASRSPFFDGFVLRQMTPNVVHNQVHREVSAFLAAAAKLGKGDAASQTPGDKETGDKGDAGDGQEAKSAVGGTSSSRNRTNGKGLYVKKLSGSLTTPQLAAPILTELEQNGRCSVPVQFIEFKRGKEKDLNLCVGDCYWLGLKIPLQACNPFLLSRQEGMLEYYTGTPSVSPPEASGGTDGGLRNPQDGDRRRAAGGPGNNKGEAERDARMNADGGKEKSDKAREEDELWTPRGTLEDVGNHVMEMCKRAAEAVPSTVSSVAGKVQEAFPRSAEEAMDRGKGWVKFSHATYERLTTHAMSVGENLRVTIVEFWRSWTGPSKGGGGADGEPSM; encoded by the exons ATGGATTTGAGCGGAACTCCTTTTCCTGCTTTTACGGGTCGCGAGGACGACAAGAGGCCATCACCTACGCGGTCTTCAGGAggtgaaggaagaagacgcaaggTGGCTCTTGGTGAAGAAACTTCTTCTTATggctcttctgcttctgcagaagaTGCCTCCTTGAACAGAACTATGGTGCCTTTCGTGCTCCGTCAGTCTTCCACGTCCAGTCCCGCCTGTCCTGtctgctcttcgtctcctctccgtgtGGATGGTCCCACAAATGCAGATCGGGCGATGCGAGACTCTGCGCATGTCGCTTCACGCGCCTCCACTCCTTCTCCCCGTCCTTTTCTGCACTCTCTGTTGCCTTCGCCTAGTCGGAATCTCTCATGCCCCCTGCCGCGGGATAAGAGTGCAGAAGAGGCCCTCAGTCTCCCGACTCGGCTTGCCGTCCCTAGCCTGTCTCTTCACGTTGGAGAGTTTTTTGAGGAATACGGAGCAGCTGTTGACAAGGTTTCCTGGCGCGGATTCGCGGCGAATTTGAGAAGGTCTTCTCCTGTCGACGCTGTTTCCGCCGTTGCGgacctctcttctgcttctcgttcctcctcttcctcgtcatgTGCTTCGGCGAGCATCCCGCCTGTCCAACCGCTTTCTCTGCGAGGCGTTGCATTCGAATATGGTCATGACGTTGTCTCTTCAAGGAGCGAAgctctgttttttccatcTTTTGATGAAAAAGAATTCCTCTCGAGGCCGACGTCGGTGGCatcctcttctgtttcaccgtcctctgctgcctcctGCGCTGGCccgtctttctgttcttctccaggcCTTGGCGTATCCGTCGCTGAGTCgatgtctcttcctccgaaTTGTGGCAATGCCCCAGGGAACAGTGGAGACTCAGATCTACTGGCGACTCTGTCTAGCTCCCAACTTCACACAGGGAATCGAAGGACTTTGTCTAGAGATGCCGAGCGtgcgtctttgttttctccttgttctctcgtcAGAAGCGCTTCTACGTCGCCCCGgtcagctgtctctgcaggcgagGGACGCTCTGGAGATTCCTGCTCAAAGACTTGGTTTTATCCGTTGTTGCGTCGCGGACGCCCCATGtattcttcgtctctctccgtcgaccATCCCCGTGTTCCTTTATCTGAGACATCAGATAcacctttctcttcttcccttcttccgtcttcctcgcacTTTCCTGATAATCTTCTTCGGCCTACCGTTCCCTCGTCGCTGCCCTTgctcgcgtcgctctcgcccttgtgtttctcgacatctctctctccgtctgtcttcctctcgccttcgtctcggctctttgtctctcctcttcgcccccttttctgcagctctctctcgacttctctcttcgcttcttcttttctggcgCCCCGAGGCTTCTACGCCTCTTCAGCAGTCCCCCccacttcgtcttcttcgccgccttcttcttcctctgggCCTTCTCCCGCTCCACAAGGTCAGCCGTCTGCGCCTAGGAGGAAGCGAGGTCGGGGgattcgtttttttccgGCTTTTCCTGTGCACCGCTGTCGGGGTGTGTCTTTCACAGctccggagacaggcgagaaagTCTGCTACGGTCAGTTCGATGAAGGCGCAGGCATTCTCTTGGTGTCCCCGGAGGTCCTCGACAGCATGAGTCTCGCCTCGCGCTCACCCTTCTTCGATGGCTTCGTCCTCAGACAAATGACTCCCAACGTGGTCCACAATCAAGTCCACCGCGAggtctctgccttcctcgccgctgcAGCCAAACTCGGAAAGGGCGATGCCGCCTCACAGACTCctggagacaaggaaacaggagacaagggagacgcgggagatggacaggaggcgaagagcgcTGTGGGGGGAACCTCTTCCAGTCGCAATCGGACGAATGGAAAGGGTCTTTATGTGAAGAAATTGTCGGGGAGTTTGACGACGCCCCAGCTTGCCGCACCCATTCTCACGGAGCTCGAACAGAACGGACGGTGTAGCGTTCCTGTGCAGTTCATCGAATTCAAGCgtggaaaggaaaaggaTCTAAACCTCTGCGTCG GCGACTGCTACTGGTTGGGTCTGAAGATTCCTCTCCAGGCGTGTAatccatttcttctctcgcggcaAGAAGGCATGCTGGAGTACTACACAGGCACTCCTAGCGTGTCTCCACCGGAGGCGTCTGGGGGGACTGACGGCGGGCTGAGGAACCCGCAGGACGGAGACCGGCGACGCGCCGCAGGCGGACCTGGCAACAACAAgggagaagctgagagagacgcgaggatGAATGCAGacggaggaaaggagaaaagcgacaaagccagagaggaggacgagcTCTGGACACCTCGGGGGACTTTGGAGGATGTCGGCAACCACGT GATGGAAATGTGCAAACGAGCGGCAGAGGCGGTTCCGAGCACAGTTTCGTCAGTCGCCGGCAAAGTCCAAGAGGCATTCCCACG